One window of the Xenopus tropicalis strain Nigerian chromosome 10, UCB_Xtro_10.0, whole genome shotgun sequence genome contains the following:
- the myh7 gene encoding myosin, heavy chain 7, cardiac muscle, beta (The RefSeq protein has 2 substitutions compared to this genomic sequence) → MSSDAEMAIFGVAAQFLRKTEKERIEAQNRPFDAKTSVFVIDPKQMYVKGIVQSKEGGKATVKKEDMSTVTVKDDEIFPMNPPKYDKIEDMAMMTHLNEPSVLYNLKERYAAWMIYTYSGLFCATVNPYKWLPVYNPEVVNAYRGKKRQEAPPHIFSISDNAYQFMLTDRDNQSILITGESGAGKTVNTKRVIQYFATIAAIGDKKKEEAAPGKIQGTLEDQIIQANPLLEAFGNAKTVRNDNSSRFGKFIRIHFGTTGKLSSADIETYLLEKSRVTFQLSAERSYHIFYQIMSNKRPELIDMLLITTNPYDFPYVSQGEITVASIDDQEELMATDSAIDILGFNADEKVGIYKMTGAVMHYGNMRFKQKQREEQAEPDGTEVADKAAYLMGLNSADLLKALCYPRVKVGNEFVTKGQTVQQVYNSVGALGKSVYEKMFLWMVIRINQQLDTKQPRQHFIGVLDIAGFEIFDFNSLEQLCINFTNEKLQQFFNHHMFVLEQEEYKKEGIEWEFIDFGMDLAACIELIEKPMGIFSILEEECMFPKATDTSFKNKLYDQHLGKSNNFQKPKPGKGKAEAHFSLVHYAGTVDYNISGWLDKNKDPLNETVIGLYQKSSVKLLSFLYSAYSGTDADTGGKKGGKKKGSSFQTVSALFRENLNKLMSNLRSTHPHFVRCLIPNETKTPGAMDHYLVMHQLRCNGVLEGIRICRKGFPSRILYGDFKQRYKILNASAIPEGQFIDSKKASEKLLGSIDVDHTQYKFGHTKVFFKAGLLGTLEEMRDERLAQLITRTQAMCRGYLMRVEFRQMMERRESIFCIQYNVRSFMNVKHWPWMKLYFKIKPLLKSAESEKEMQNMKEEFEKTKEALAKSEAKRKELEEKMVAILQEKNDLQLQVTSESEGLADAEERCEGLIKAKIQLEAKIKEANERLEDEEESNAELTAKKRKLEDECSELKKDIDDLELTLAKVEKEKHATENKVKNLTEEMAVLDETIAKLTKEKKALQEAHQQTLDDLQAEEDKVNTLTKAKTKLEQQVDDLEGSLEQEKKLRMDMERAKRKLEGDLKLAQESTMDLENDRQQLDEKVKKKEFEISQLQSKIEDEQALAAQLQKKIKELQARIEELEEEIEAERAARAKAEKQRSDLSRELEEISERLEEAGGATSAQIEMNKKREAEFQKMRRDLEEATLQHEATASALRKKQADSVAELGEQIDNLQRVKQKLEKEKSELKMEIDDLASNMESVSKAKSNLEKMCRTLEDQFSEVKTKEDEHLRVINDINAQRARLHTENGEYARQLEEKESLISQLSRGKQAFTQQTEELKRQLEEETKAKNALAHGLQSARHDCDLLREQYEEEQEAKGELQRSLSKANSEVSQWRTKYETDAIQRTEELEEAKKKLAQRLQEAEEQIEAVNSKCASLEKTKQRLQGEVEDLMVDVERSNSACAALDKKQKNFDKVLADWKQKFEESQAELEASQKESRSLSTEVFKMKNSYEEALDQLETLKRENKNLQQEISDLTEQVAEAGKSIHEIEKAKKQIESEKSDLQAALEEAEGSLEHEEAKILRIQLELNQVKGEIDRKIAEKDEEIEQLKRNSQRALESMQSTLDAEIRSRNDALRLKKKMEGDLNEMEIQLSHANRQAAESQKQLRNVQGLLKDTQLHLDDAQRGNDDLKEQLAIVERRNNLMTAEIEEMRSALEQTERGRKVAEQELIDVTERVQLLHSQNTSLINTKKKIEADVSQLQSEVEEAVQEARNADEKAKKAITDAAMMAEELKKEQDTSAHLERMKKNLEQTVKDLQHRLDEAEQLAMKGGKKQLQKLEARVRELENELDAEQKRGSDAIKGVRKFERRVKELSYQSEEDKKNVFRLQDLVDKLQLKVKAYKRQSEDVEEQANVHLSRFRKAQHELEEAEERADIAESQVNKLRAKSRDIGKKAEE, encoded by the exons ACGCCTATCAGTTCATGTTAACTG ATCGTGATAATCAGTCCATCCTGATTAC TGGAGAATCCGGAGCAGGAAAGACTGTGAACACCAAACGTGTCATCcagtactttgcaacaattgcaGCTATTGGTGACAAGAAGAAGGAGGAAGCCGCCCCTGGAAAGATTCAG GGGACCCTGGAGGATCAAATCATTCAGGCCAACCCTCTGCTGGAAGCCTTCGGCAATGCCAAGACCGTCAGGAATGACAACTCTTCCCGCTTT GGTAAGTTCATCAGAATCCATTTTGGAACCACAGGAAAGTTGTCCTCTGCTGATATTGAAACAT ATCTTCTGGAAAAATCCAGAGTCACATTCCAGCTATCAGCAGAGAGGAGCTACCATATCTTCTACCAAATCATGTCTAACAAGAGACCAGAGCTGATTG ATATGCTCCTGATTACAACCAACCCATATGACTTCCCATACGTGAGCCAAGGGGAAATCACTGTGGCTAGCATTGATGACCAAGAGGAGCTGATGGCCACAGAT AGCGCCATCGACATCTTGGGTTTCAACGCTGATGAAAAAGTCGGTATTTACAAAATGACCGGTGCCGTCATGCACTACGGGAACATGAGATTCAAGCAGAAACAGAGAGAGGAGCAGGCCGAGCCGGACGGCACAGAAG TGGCCGACAAAGCTGCCTATTTGATGGGCCTGAACTCAGCAGATCTGCTGAAGGCTCTGTGCTACCCAAGGGTCAAAGTCGGCAATGAGTTTGTCACAAAAGGTCAAACCGTCCAGCAG GTGTACAACTCAGTGGGTGCTCTGGGCAAGTCCGTGTATGAGAAGATGTTCTTGTGGATGGTCATAAGAATCAACCAGCAGCTGGACACTAAGCAGCCAAGGCAGCACTTCATCGGCGTCTTGGACATCGCCGGCTTTGAGATCTTTGAT TTCAACAGCTTGGAGCAGCTCTGCATCAACTTCACCAACGAGAAACTGCAACAGTTTTTCAACCACCACATGTTTGTCCTGGAGCAAGAGGAGTACAAGAAGGAGGGGATCGACTGGGAGTTCATTGACTTCGGCATGGACTTGGCTGCTTGCATTGAGCTTATTGAGAAG CCAATGGGCATCTTCTCCATCCTTGAAGAGGAATGCATGTTCCCCAAGGCAACAGACACTTCATTCAAGAACAAGTTGTACGACCAACATCTGGGCAAATCCAACAACTTCCAGAAGCCCAAGCCTGGGAAAGGCAAAGCCGAGGCTCACTTCTCTCTTGTCCACTATGCCGGGACGGTGGATTACAACATCAGCGGTTGGCTTGACAAGAACAAGGACCCACTGAATGAAACTGTCATTGGGCTCTACCAGAAGTCTTCTGTCAAACTGCTCTCCTTCCTCTACTCTGCATATTCTGGCACAGATGCAG ATTCCGGTGGAAAGAAGGGAGGCAAGAAGAAGGGATCCTCTTTCCAGACTGTGTCTGCTCTTTTCAGG GAGAATCTGAACAAGCTGATGAGCAACCTTAGAAGCACTCACCCCCACTTTGTACGTTGCCTGATCCCTAATGAGACAAAGACTCCAG GGGCCATGGACCACTATCTGGTTATGCACCAGCTCCGGTGTAACGGTGTCCTCGAGGGCATTAGGATTTGCAGAAAGGGCTTCCCAAGCAGGATCCTCTACGGTGACTTCAAGCAGCG ttACAAGATCCTAAATGCAAGCGCTATTCCTGAGGGGCAGTTTATTGATAGCAAGAAAGCTTCAGAGAAGCTTCTTGGATCCATTGATGTTGACCACACGCAGTACAAATTTGGACACACTAAG GTTTTCTTCAAAGCTGGCTTATTGGGTACTCTGGAAGAGATGCGAGATGAACGCTTGGCCCAGTTAATCACTCGTACTCAGGCTATGTGCAGAGGTTACCTCATGAGAGTTGAGTTTAGGCAGATGATGGAGAGAAG AGAGTCCATCTTCTGCATTCAGTACAACGTCCGCTCATTCATGAATGTCAAGCATTGGCCATGGATGAAGCTTTATTTCAAGATCAAGCCTCTCCTGAAGAGCGCCGAGTCTGAGAAAGAGATGCAGAACATGAAGGAAGAGTTTGAGAAGACCAAGGAGGCTTTGGCAAAATCAGAAGCAAAGAGAAAGGAGCTGGAGGAGAAAATGGTTGCCATTCTTCAGGAAAAGAATGATCTTCAGCTCCAAGTTACATCT GAATCAGAGGGTCTGGCAGATGCAGAGGAAAGATGTGAAGGTCTGATCAAAGCTAAAATACAACTGGAGGCTAAAATTAAGGAGGCCaatgaaaggctggaagatgaaGAGGAATCCAATGCTGAACTTACAGCAAAGAAAAGGAAACTGGAGGACGAGTGTTCTGAGCTGAAGAAAGATATTGATGACCTTGAGCTGACACTGGCCAAAGTAGAGAAAGAAAAGCATGCCACAGAGAACAAG GTTAAGAACTTAACTGAAGAGATGGCTGTTCTGGATGAAACCATTGCCAAACTCACTAAAGAAAAGAAAGCTCTGCAGGAAGCCCACCAACAGACCCTTGATGACCTTCAGGCTGAAGAAGACAAAGTCAACACCCTCACCAAGGCAAAAACCAAGCTGGAACAGCAAGTCGATGAT CTTGAGGGATCCCTGGAACAGGAGAAGAAGCTGCGTATGGACATGGAGAGGGCAAAGAGAAAGCTGGAGGGTGATCTGAAGCTGGCCCAAGAGTCCACAATGGACTTGGAAAATGACAGGcagcagctggatgaaaaagtgaaaaa GAAGGAGTTCGAAATCAGCCAGTTGCAAAGCAAGATTGAAGATGAACAGGCTCTGGCTGCTCAACTTCAAAAGAAAATTAAAGAGCTGCAG GCCCGCATTGAGGAGCTGGAAGAAGAAATAGAAGCTGAGCGTGCAGCTCGTGCCAAGGCAGAGAAGCAGCGTTCTGACCTCTCCAGGGAGCTTGAGGAGATCAGTGAGCggctggaggaagctggaggTGCCACCTCTGCTCAGATTGAGATGAACAAGAAGCGCGAGGCAGAATTCCAGAAGATGAGACGTGACCTTGAAGAGGCCACTCTGCAGCATGAAGCCACCGCCTCTGCTCTCAGGAAGAAGCAGGCCGACAGTGTTGCAGAACTAGGAGAACAGATTGACAACCTTcagagagtcaaacagaagcttGAGAAGGAAAAGAGTGAACTAAAGATGGAGATTGATGACCTGGCCAGCAACATGGAATCTGTCTCCAAAGCCAAA TCAAACTTAGAAAAGATGTGCAGAACTCTAGAGGACCAATTTTCTGAAGTGAAGACTAAGGAGGATGAGCACCTCAGGGTGATTAATGATATTAATGCTCAGAGAGCTCGTCTGCACACAGAAAATG GGGAATATGCTCGCCAACTGGAGGAAAAGGAATCTTTGATCTCTCAACTTTCTAGAGGCAAACAGGCTTTCACCCAGCAAACTGAAGAACTGAAGAGGCAACTGGAGGAGGAAACAAAG GCCAAGAATGCCCTCGCCCATGGACTGCAATCTGCCCGCCACGACTGTGACCTGCTCAGGGAGCAATATGAAGAGGAACAGGAAGCCAAGGGTGAGCTGCAACGTAGTCTGTCCAAGGCCAACAGTGAAGTGTCTCAGTGGAGAACCAAATATGAGACTGACGCAATTCAGCGTACTGAGGAACTGGAGGAAGCCAA GAAGAAGCTGGCTCAGCGGCTCCAGGAAGCTGAGGAGCAAATCGAGGCCGTCAACTCTAAGTGCGCTTCCCTGGAGAAGACCAAGCAGAGACTTCAGGGAGAAGTGGAAGATCTGATGGTGGACGTAGAACGTTCCAACTCAGCTTGCGCAGCTCTTGATAAGAAGCAGAAGAACTTCGACAAG GTGCTGGCAGACTGGAAGCAGAAATTTGAAGAGTCCCAGGCTGAACTTGAGGCCTCTCAGAAAGAGTCTAGGTCCCTGAGCACTgaggtgtttaagatgaagaacTCCTATGAAGAAGCATTAGACCAACTGGAGACCCTCAAGAGAGAAAATAAGAACCTTCAAC AGGAGATCTCTGATTTGACTGAACAAGTTGCTGAGGCTGGAAAGAGTATTCATGAAATAGAAAAGGCCAAAAAGCAGATTGAATCTGAGAAATCAGATTTACAGGCAGCACTAGAAGAAGCCGAG GGTTCTTTGGAGCATGAAGAAGCCAAGATCCTCAGGATCCAGCTTGAGTTGAATCAAGTCAAGGGTGAGATTGACAGAAAAATTGCAGAGAAAGATGAAGAAATTGAGCAGCTAAAGAGGAACAGCCAGAGAGCTCTGGAATCCATGCAGAGTACCCTGGATGCTGAGATCAGAAGCAGGAACGATGCCCTCAGACTGAAGAAGAAGATGGAGGGAGATCTGAATGAGATGGAGATTCAACTAAGCCATGCAAACCGACAAGCAGCAGAGTCACAGAAACAGCTCAGGAACGTGCAGGGCCTGCTTAAG GATACTCAACTGCACCTTGATGATGCACAACGAGGAAATGATGATCTGAAGGAGCAGCTGGCAATTGTTGAAAGGAGAAATAACCTCATGACAGCTGAAATTGAGGAGATGAGGTCTGCTCTAGAACAGACTGAGCGTGGGCGCAAAGTGGCAGAACAGGAACTCATTGATGTCACAGAGCGCGTGCAGCTTCTCCACTCACAG AACACCAGTCTGATCAACACCAAGAAGAAGATTGAGGCTGATGTCTCTCAGCTGCAAAGTGAGGTGGAAGAAGCAGTTCAGGAAGCAAGGAATGCAGATGAAAAGGCCAAGAAGGCAATCACCGAT GCGGCCATGATGGCTGAGGAACTCAAGAAGGAACAAGACACCAGTGCTCACCTTGAACGTATGAAGAAGAATCTGGAGCAGACAGTGAAGGATCTGCAACATCGTCTGGATGAGGCTGAGCAGCTGGCAATGAAAGGAGGCAAGAAGCAGCTCCAGAAGCTGGAGGCCAGG GTTCGTGAACTTGAAAATGAGCTCGACGCTGAGCAGAAGAGAGGATCCGATGCTATCAAAGGCGTGCGCAAGTTTGAGAGAAGAGTCAAGGAGCTCAGTTACCAG TCTGAGGAGGACAAGAAGAATGTTTTCAGGCTTCAGGACTTAGTGGACAAGTTGCAGCTGAAAGTCAAAGCATACAAGAGACAATCAGAGGATGTT GAAGAACAAGCCAATGTCCACCTGTCCAGATTCAGGAAGGCTCAGCATGAATTGGAAGAGGCCGAGGAACGTGCCGACATTGCCGAATCCCAAGTCAACAAGCTCAGAGCCAAGAGCCGGGATATTGGAAAG AAAGCGGAAGAGTGA
- the myh7 gene encoding myosin, heavy chain 7, cardiac muscle, beta isoform X1, whose translation MSSDAEMAIFGVAAQFLRKTEKERIEAQNRPFDAKTSVFVIDPKQMYVKGIVQSKEGGKATVKKEDMSTVTVKDDEIFPMNPPKYDKIEDMAMMTHLNEPSVLYNLKERYAAWMIYTYSGLFCATVNPYKWLPVYNPEVVNAYRGKKRQEAPPHIFSISDNAYQFMLTDRDNQSILITGESGAGKTVNTKRVIQYFATIAAIGDKKKEEAAPGKIQGTLEDQIIQANPLLEAFGNAKTVRNDNSSRFGKFIRIHFGTTGKLSSADIETYLLEKSRVTFQLSAERSYHIFYQIMSNKRPELIDMLLITTNPYDFPYVSQGEITVASIDDQEELMATDSAIDILGFNADEKVGIYKMTGAVMHYGNMRFKQKQREEQAEPDGTEVADKAAYLMGLNSADLLKALCYPRVKVGNEFVTKGQTVQQVYNSVGALGKSVYEKMFLWMVIRINQQLDTKQPRQHFIGVLDIAGFEIFDFNSLEQLCINFTNEKLQQFFNHHMFVLEQEEYKKEGIDWEFIDFGMDLAACIELIEKPMGIFSILEEECMFPKATDTSFKNKLYDQHLGKSNNFQKPKPGKGKAEAHFSLVHYAGTVDYNISGWLDKNKDPLNETVIGLYQKSSVKLLSFLYSAYSGTDADSGGKKGGKKKGSSFQTVSALFRENLNKLMSNLRSTHPHFVRCLIPNETKTPGAMDHYLVMHQLRCNGVLEGIRICRKGFPSRILYGDFKQRYKILNASAIPEGQFIDSKKASEKLLGSIDVDHTQYKFGHTKVFFKAGLLGTLEEMRDERLAQLITRTQAMCRGYLMRVEFRQMMERRESIFCIQYNVRSFMNVKHWPWMKLYFKIKPLLKSAESEKEMQNMKEEFEKTKEALAKSEAKRKELEEKMVAILQEKNDLQLQVTSESEGLADAEERCEGLIKAKIQLEAKIKEANERLEDEEESNAELTAKKRKLEDECSELKKDIDDLELTLAKVEKEKHATENKVKNLTEEMAVLDETIAKLTKEKKALQEAHQQTLDDLQAEEDKVNTLTKAKTKLEQQVDDLEGSLEQEKKLRMDMERAKRKLEGDLKLAQESTMDLENDRQQLDEKVKKKEFEISQLQSKIEDEQALAAQLQKKIKELQARIEELEEEIEAERAARAKAEKQRSDLSRELEEISERLEEAGGATSAQIEMNKKREAEFQKMRRDLEEATLQHEATASALRKKQADSVAELGEQIDNLQRVKQKLEKEKSELKMEIDDLASNMESVSKAKSNLEKMCRTLEDQFSEVKTKEDEHLRVINDINAQRARLHTENGEYARQLEEKESLISQLSRGKQAFTQQTEELKRQLEEETKAKNALAHGLQSARHDCDLLREQYEEEQEAKGELQRSLSKANSEVSQWRTKYETDAIQRTEELEEAKKKLAQRLQEAEEQIEAVNSKCASLEKTKQRLQGEVEDLMVDVERSNSACAALDKKQKNFDKVLADWKQKFEESQAELEASQKESRSLSTEVFKMKNSYEEALDQLETLKRENKNLQQEISDLTEQVAEAGKSIHEIEKAKKQIESEKSDLQAALEEAEGSLEHEEAKILRIQLELNQVKGEIDRKIAEKDEEIEQLKRNSQRALESMQSTLDAEIRSRNDALRLKKKMEGDLNEMEIQLSHANRQAAESQKQLRNVQGLLKDTQLHLDDAQRGNDDLKEQLAIVERRNNLMTAEIEEMRSALEQTERGRKVAEQELIDVTERVQLLHSQNTSLINTKKKIEADVSQLQSEVEEAVQEARNADEKAKKAITDAAMMAEELKKEQDTSAHLERMKKNLEQTVKDLQHRLDEAEQLAMKGGKKQLQKLEARVRELENELDAEQKRGSDAIKGVRKFERRVKELSYQSEEDKKNVFRLQDLVDKLQLKVKAYKRQSEDVEEQANVHLSRFRKAQHELEEAEERADIAESQVNKLRAKSRDIGKKAEE comes from the exons ACGCCTATCAGTTCATGTTAACTG ATCGTGATAATCAGTCCATCCTGATTAC TGGAGAATCCGGAGCAGGAAAGACTGTGAACACCAAACGTGTCATCcagtactttgcaacaattgcaGCTATTGGTGACAAGAAGAAGGAGGAAGCCGCCCCTGGAAAGATTCAG GGGACCCTGGAGGATCAAATCATTCAGGCCAACCCTCTGCTGGAAGCCTTCGGCAATGCCAAGACCGTCAGGAATGACAACTCTTCCCGCTTT GGTAAGTTCATCAGAATCCATTTTGGAACCACAGGAAAGTTGTCCTCTGCTGATATTGAAACAT ATCTTCTGGAAAAATCCAGAGTCACATTCCAGCTATCAGCAGAGAGGAGCTACCATATCTTCTACCAAATCATGTCTAACAAGAGACCAGAGCTGATTG ATATGCTCCTGATTACAACCAACCCATATGACTTCCCATACGTGAGCCAAGGGGAAATCACTGTGGCTAGCATTGATGACCAAGAGGAGCTGATGGCCACAGAT AGCGCCATCGACATCTTGGGTTTCAACGCTGATGAAAAAGTCGGTATTTACAAAATGACCGGTGCCGTCATGCACTACGGGAACATGAGATTCAAGCAGAAACAGAGAGAGGAGCAGGCCGAGCCGGACGGCACAGAAG TGGCCGACAAAGCTGCCTATTTGATGGGCCTGAACTCAGCAGATCTGCTGAAGGCTCTGTGCTACCCAAGGGTCAAAGTCGGCAATGAGTTTGTCACAAAAGGTCAAACCGTCCAGCAG GTGTACAACTCAGTGGGTGCTCTGGGCAAGTCCGTGTATGAGAAGATGTTCTTGTGGATGGTCATAAGAATCAACCAGCAGCTGGACACTAAGCAGCCAAGGCAGCACTTCATCGGCGTCTTGGACATCGCCGGCTTTGAGATCTTTGAT TTCAACAGCTTGGAGCAGCTCTGCATCAACTTCACCAACGAGAAACTGCAACAGTTTTTCAACCACCACATGTTTGTCCTGGAGCAAGAGGAGTACAAGAAGGAGGGGATCGACTGGGAGTTCATTGACTTCGGCATGGACTTGGCTGCTTGCATTGAGCTTATTGAGAAG CCAATGGGCATCTTCTCCATCCTTGAAGAGGAATGCATGTTCCCCAAGGCAACAGACACTTCATTCAAGAACAAGTTGTACGACCAACATCTGGGCAAATCCAACAACTTCCAGAAGCCCAAGCCTGGGAAAGGCAAAGCCGAGGCTCACTTCTCTCTTGTCCACTATGCCGGGACGGTGGATTACAACATCAGCGGTTGGCTTGACAAGAACAAGGACCCACTGAATGAAACTGTCATTGGGCTCTACCAGAAGTCTTCTGTCAAACTGCTCTCCTTCCTCTACTCTGCATATTCTGGCACAGATGCAG ATTCCGGTGGAAAGAAGGGAGGCAAGAAGAAGGGATCCTCTTTCCAGACTGTGTCTGCTCTTTTCAGG GAGAATCTGAACAAGCTGATGAGCAACCTTAGAAGCACTCACCCCCACTTTGTACGTTGCCTGATCCCTAATGAGACAAAGACTCCAG GGGCCATGGACCACTATCTGGTTATGCACCAGCTCCGGTGTAACGGTGTCCTCGAGGGCATTAGGATTTGCAGAAAGGGCTTCCCAAGCAGGATCCTCTACGGTGACTTCAAGCAGCG ttACAAGATCCTAAATGCAAGCGCTATTCCTGAGGGGCAGTTTATTGATAGCAAGAAAGCTTCAGAGAAGCTTCTTGGATCCATTGATGTTGACCACACGCAGTACAAATTTGGACACACTAAG GTTTTCTTCAAAGCTGGCTTATTGGGTACTCTGGAAGAGATGCGAGATGAACGCTTGGCCCAGTTAATCACTCGTACTCAGGCTATGTGCAGAGGTTACCTCATGAGAGTTGAGTTTAGGCAGATGATGGAGAGAAG AGAGTCCATCTTCTGCATTCAGTACAACGTCCGCTCATTCATGAATGTCAAGCATTGGCCATGGATGAAGCTTTATTTCAAGATCAAGCCTCTCCTGAAGAGCGCCGAGTCTGAGAAAGAGATGCAGAACATGAAGGAAGAGTTTGAGAAGACCAAGGAGGCTTTGGCAAAATCAGAAGCAAAGAGAAAGGAGCTGGAGGAGAAAATGGTTGCCATTCTTCAGGAAAAGAATGATCTTCAGCTCCAAGTTACATCT GAATCAGAGGGTCTGGCAGATGCAGAGGAAAGATGTGAAGGTCTGATCAAAGCTAAAATACAACTGGAGGCTAAAATTAAGGAGGCCaatgaaaggctggaagatgaaGAGGAATCCAATGCTGAACTTACAGCAAAGAAAAGGAAACTGGAGGACGAGTGTTCTGAGCTGAAGAAAGATATTGATGACCTTGAGCTGACACTGGCCAAAGTAGAGAAAGAAAAGCATGCCACAGAGAACAAG GTTAAGAACTTAACTGAAGAGATGGCTGTTCTGGATGAAACCATTGCCAAACTCACTAAAGAAAAGAAAGCTCTGCAGGAAGCCCACCAACAGACCCTTGATGACCTTCAGGCTGAAGAAGACAAAGTCAACACCCTCACCAAGGCAAAAACCAAGCTGGAACAGCAAGTCGATGAT CTTGAGGGATCCCTGGAACAGGAGAAGAAGCTGCGTATGGACATGGAGAGGGCAAAGAGAAAGCTGGAGGGTGATCTGAAGCTGGCCCAAGAGTCCACAATGGACTTGGAAAATGACAGGcagcagctggatgaaaaagtgaaaaa GAAGGAGTTCGAAATCAGCCAGTTGCAAAGCAAGATTGAAGATGAACAGGCTCTGGCTGCTCAACTTCAAAAGAAAATTAAAGAGCTGCAG GCCCGCATTGAGGAGCTGGAAGAAGAAATAGAAGCTGAGCGTGCAGCTCGTGCCAAGGCAGAGAAGCAGCGTTCTGACCTCTCCAGGGAGCTTGAGGAGATCAGTGAGCggctggaggaagctggaggTGCCACCTCTGCTCAGATTGAGATGAACAAGAAGCGCGAGGCAGAATTCCAGAAGATGAGACGTGACCTTGAAGAGGCCACTCTGCAGCATGAAGCCACCGCCTCTGCTCTCAGGAAGAAGCAGGCCGACAGTGTTGCAGAACTAGGAGAACAGATTGACAACCTTcagagagtcaaacagaagcttGAGAAGGAAAAGAGTGAACTAAAGATGGAGATTGATGACCTGGCCAGCAACATGGAATCTGTCTCCAAAGCCAAA TCAAACTTAGAAAAGATGTGCAGAACTCTAGAGGACCAATTTTCTGAAGTGAAGACTAAGGAGGATGAGCACCTCAGGGTGATTAATGATATTAATGCTCAGAGAGCTCGTCTGCACACAGAAAATG GGGAATATGCTCGCCAACTGGAGGAAAAGGAATCTTTGATCTCTCAACTTTCTAGAGGCAAACAGGCTTTCACCCAGCAAACTGAAGAACTGAAGAGGCAACTGGAGGAGGAAACAAAG GCCAAGAATGCCCTCGCCCATGGACTGCAATCTGCCCGCCACGACTGTGACCTGCTCAGGGAGCAATATGAAGAGGAACAGGAAGCCAAGGGTGAGCTGCAACGTAGTCTGTCCAAGGCCAACAGTGAAGTGTCTCAGTGGAGAACCAAATATGAGACTGACGCAATTCAGCGTACTGAGGAACTGGAGGAAGCCAA GAAGAAGCTGGCTCAGCGGCTCCAGGAAGCTGAGGAGCAAATCGAGGCCGTCAACTCTAAGTGCGCTTCCCTGGAGAAGACCAAGCAGAGACTTCAGGGAGAAGTGGAAGATCTGATGGTGGACGTAGAACGTTCCAACTCAGCTTGCGCAGCTCTTGATAAGAAGCAGAAGAACTTCGACAAG GTGCTGGCAGACTGGAAGCAGAAATTTGAAGAGTCCCAGGCTGAACTTGAGGCCTCTCAGAAAGAGTCTAGGTCCCTGAGCACTgaggtgtttaagatgaagaacTCCTATGAAGAAGCATTAGACCAACTGGAGACCCTCAAGAGAGAAAATAAGAACCTTCAAC AGGAGATCTCTGATTTGACTGAACAAGTTGCTGAGGCTGGAAAGAGTATTCATGAAATAGAAAAGGCCAAAAAGCAGATTGAATCTGAGAAATCAGATTTACAGGCAGCACTAGAAGAAGCCGAG GGTTCTTTGGAGCATGAAGAAGCCAAGATCCTCAGGATCCAGCTTGAGTTGAATCAAGTCAAGGGTGAGATTGACAGAAAAATTGCAGAGAAAGATGAAGAAATTGAGCAGCTAAAGAGGAACAGCCAGAGAGCTCTGGAATCCATGCAGAGTACCCTGGATGCTGAGATCAGAAGCAGGAACGATGCCCTCAGACTGAAGAAGAAGATGGAGGGAGATCTGAATGAGATGGAGATTCAACTAAGCCATGCAAACCGACAAGCAGCAGAGTCACAGAAACAGCTCAGGAACGTGCAGGGCCTGCTTAAG GATACTCAACTGCACCTTGATGATGCACAACGAGGAAATGATGATCTGAAGGAGCAGCTGGCAATTGTTGAAAGGAGAAATAACCTCATGACAGCTGAAATTGAGGAGATGAGGTCTGCTCTAGAACAGACTGAGCGTGGGCGCAAAGTGGCAGAACAGGAACTCATTGATGTCACAGAGCGCGTGCAGCTTCTCCACTCACAG AACACCAGTCTGATCAACACCAAGAAGAAGATTGAGGCTGATGTCTCTCAGCTGCAAAGTGAGGTGGAAGAAGCAGTTCAGGAAGCAAGGAATGCAGATGAAAAGGCCAAGAAGGCAATCACCGAT GCGGCCATGATGGCTGAGGAACTCAAGAAGGAACAAGACACCAGTGCTCACCTTGAACGTATGAAGAAGAATCTGGAGCAGACAGTGAAGGATCTGCAACATCGTCTGGATGAGGCTGAGCAGCTGGCAATGAAAGGAGGCAAGAAGCAGCTCCAGAAGCTGGAGGCCAGG GTTCGTGAACTTGAAAATGAGCTCGACGCTGAGCAGAAGAGAGGATCCGATGCTATCAAAGGCGTGCGCAAGTTTGAGAGAAGAGTCAAGGAGCTCAGTTACCAG TCTGAGGAGGACAAGAAGAATGTTTTCAGGCTTCAGGACTTAGTGGACAAGTTGCAGCTGAAAGTCAAAGCATACAAGAGACAATCAGAGGATGTT GAAGAACAAGCCAATGTCCACCTGTCCAGATTCAGGAAGGCTCAGCATGAATTGGAAGAGGCCGAGGAACGTGCCGACATTGCCGAATCCCAAGTCAACAAGCTCAGAGCCAAGAGCCGGGATATTGGAAAG AAAGCGGAAGAGTGA